A single window of Psychrobacter raelei DNA harbors:
- a CDS encoding toxic anion resistance protein, whose protein sequence is MQELTPPENATTPSISLTPPEPVKEVPTSEADQIVKLDPNQIPELDAKVDAFVNHVLTNPVQSSEFKQNVQSIHNLGNQEIRESAQVSNRMLELPAKSLDKGLFDNSPIAKSLTELRGIVEDLDPSKKELTSSRKLFGLIPMGNKVQDYFRQYESAQSHINAVVTSLYNGKDELLKDNAMIEQEKVNMWNLMQSIRQYVYVGKKIDEQLEKKVYEIEATDPEKARIIKEEMLFYVRQKNTDFLTQLAVNVQGYLALDTIRKNNLELIKGVDRATTTTVSALRTAVIVAQAMTNQKLVLDQISALNKTTSSLIESTSAMMKRQSTEIHEQASNSTIELDKLQSAFNNIYETMDMISDYKVKALDNMKQTVDTLTTEVDKAQKYLDKANQTTVLEVTKEIDTKKITNQTNGSNTVDIDI, encoded by the coding sequence ATGCAAGAATTGACGCCTCCAGAAAATGCCACCACGCCTTCTATTAGCTTAACGCCGCCTGAGCCGGTAAAAGAAGTACCCACCAGTGAAGCGGATCAAATTGTGAAGCTTGATCCTAACCAAATCCCTGAGCTAGATGCCAAAGTAGATGCTTTTGTTAATCATGTTTTGACCAACCCAGTACAAAGTAGCGAATTTAAGCAAAACGTGCAGTCTATTCACAACTTGGGTAACCAAGAAATCCGTGAATCGGCACAAGTATCAAACCGCATGCTTGAGCTACCTGCCAAAAGCTTGGACAAAGGCTTATTTGACAACTCCCCTATCGCCAAGTCATTGACTGAACTGCGCGGCATCGTTGAAGACTTAGATCCCAGTAAAAAGGAGCTGACCAGCTCACGCAAACTGTTCGGACTGATTCCGATGGGCAACAAGGTGCAAGATTATTTTCGTCAATATGAGTCGGCGCAGTCACACATCAATGCGGTAGTGACCAGTTTATATAATGGTAAAGATGAGCTGCTTAAAGACAATGCCATGATTGAACAAGAAAAAGTCAACATGTGGAATCTTATGCAGTCCATTCGCCAATATGTTTATGTGGGCAAAAAAATTGATGAGCAATTGGAAAAGAAAGTCTATGAGATTGAGGCCACAGATCCTGAAAAAGCACGCATCATTAAAGAGGAAATGCTGTTTTATGTGCGTCAAAAGAACACCGACTTTTTGACTCAATTAGCGGTCAACGTCCAAGGCTATTTAGCACTAGACACCATCCGCAAAAACAATCTGGAGCTGATAAAAGGGGTTGATCGCGCCACTACTACCACAGTATCGGCACTTCGTACTGCTGTGATTGTGGCTCAAGCAATGACCAATCAAAAACTGGTCTTAGATCAAATCAGTGCACTGAACAAAACTACCAGTAGCCTAATTGAATCTACTTCAGCCATGATGAAGCGTCAGTCTACAGAAATTCATGAGCAGGCCAGCAACAGTACCATTGAGCTTGATAAACTACAAAGTGCCTTTAATAATATCTATGAGACCATGGATATGATTAGTGACTATAAAGTGAAAGCTTTGGATAATATGAAACAGACTGTTGACACCTTGACCACTGAGGTAGATAAGGCGCAAAAATATCTTGATAAAGCCAACCAAACTACGGTCCTTGAAGTTACCAAAGAGATTGATACCAAAAAAATCACCAATCAGACCAATGGTTCTAATACGGTAGATATTGATATCTAA
- the ahpC gene encoding alkyl hydroperoxide reductase subunit C, whose amino-acid sequence MASIINQEIPEFSAEAFVNGEFKTITSDDVKGKWAIFMFYPADFTFVCPTELEDMAAQYEELKGLGVEVYSVSTDTHFTHKAWHDSSEAIGKVTFPMIGDPTGRITRGFNVMIEEAGLAERGTFVVDPDGNIQVAEIHAGGIGRSAKDLVRKVKAAQYVRENDGEVCPAAWEQGQATLKPSLDLVGKI is encoded by the coding sequence ATGGCGTCAATTATTAATCAAGAAATCCCTGAGTTTTCAGCTGAAGCATTCGTTAACGGTGAGTTCAAAACCATCACTTCAGACGACGTAAAAGGCAAATGGGCTATCTTCATGTTCTACCCAGCAGACTTCACTTTCGTGTGCCCAACTGAACTAGAAGACATGGCCGCTCAGTATGAAGAGCTAAAAGGCCTAGGCGTAGAAGTGTACTCAGTATCTACTGACACTCATTTCACTCACAAAGCATGGCACGATTCTTCAGAAGCTATTGGTAAAGTAACTTTCCCAATGATCGGTGACCCAACTGGCCGTATCACTCGTGGCTTCAACGTAATGATTGAAGAAGCGGGTCTGGCTGAACGTGGTACATTCGTCGTAGATCCAGACGGCAACATCCAAGTTGCTGAAATCCATGCAGGCGGTATCGGCCGTAGCGCAAAAGATCTAGTTCGCAAAGTAAAAGCAGCTCAATACGTTCGTGAAAACGACGGTGAAGTATGCCCAGCTGCCTGGGAACAAGGTCAAGCAACGCTTAAGCCAAGCCTAGACTTAGTCGGTAAAATCTAA
- a CDS encoding hydrogen peroxide-inducible genes activator encodes MITLRQLEFAIAVAKHRHFKRAAEECNISQSALSLGIAELEKQLDTQIFERNNKQVLITPIGEEILIRAQRVFSEINDLTTRAHSHQTPLAYPMTVGMIPTIAPYLLPKVLPELKAQYPNFRMTVVEQQTERLLEQVRYGHIDTAIIALPYAVDGLHTFEFWQEDFFAIFPQDNPMATLDTISADELGDANLMLLGEGHCLTDHALSVCSFDRDEFKSNFSDASLNTLIQMALAGMGTTLIPEMALNQVRHQNNEVATVPLAEAGPHRHIAFVTRLNYARVDDVNLLGTIFKAAFEADKQTKR; translated from the coding sequence ATGATCACTTTAAGACAACTAGAATTTGCCATTGCCGTAGCCAAACACCGTCATTTTAAGCGCGCAGCAGAAGAGTGCAATATTTCTCAGTCGGCGTTGAGCTTAGGTATTGCAGAGCTTGAAAAACAACTTGATACCCAGATTTTTGAGCGCAATAATAAACAGGTGTTAATTACCCCCATTGGCGAAGAGATTTTAATCCGTGCTCAGCGTGTCTTCTCAGAAATCAATGACTTAACCACTCGTGCCCACAGTCATCAGACGCCTCTAGCCTACCCCATGACTGTCGGTATGATTCCGACCATTGCACCTTATTTATTACCCAAAGTACTCCCTGAATTAAAGGCTCAATACCCAAATTTTCGTATGACTGTGGTTGAGCAGCAGACCGAACGCCTGCTCGAACAAGTCCGCTATGGTCATATCGATACGGCCATTATTGCACTGCCTTATGCGGTAGATGGGCTACATACTTTTGAGTTTTGGCAAGAGGATTTCTTTGCTATCTTCCCACAAGACAATCCCATGGCCACGCTTGACACCATTAGTGCAGATGAGCTCGGTGATGCCAACTTGATGCTATTAGGTGAAGGCCATTGCCTAACTGATCATGCACTGAGTGTGTGCTCATTTGACCGAGATGAATTCAAATCCAATTTTTCAGATGCCAGTTTGAACACGTTAATTCAAATGGCATTGGCTGGTATGGGTACCACTTTAATTCCAGAAATGGCTTTAAACCAAGTGCGCCACCAAAACAATGAGGTGGCTACTGTGCCTTTGGCTGAGGCCGGACCACACCGTCACATCGCTTTTGTCACTCGTTTGAATTATGCACGGGTTGATGATGTCAATTTATTAGGCACTATCTTTAAAGCCGCTTTTGAGGCAGACAAGCAAACCAAAAGATGA
- a CDS encoding M48 family metallopeptidase, with translation MRLNHVPSQTPPLDDHQPLRRRLAEAGIALEVTRKRVKNINFRLRPHILSVSAPHYASDKQVMAALARRIQWAIAQHAVLLKRQSLIQSPLPDSHSTKESSPSNNLSVIRLWGQRQSLTMSETERINWYRRELQQVMPDLFAKWQPIVGAYANEMRIKKMSTRWGSCNTRAKRIWLSVYLPAYPIECTEYVIVHELCHLHHANHSTAFWNQVKHAMPDYKRWHDMLAGRSILID, from the coding sequence ATGCGATTGAATCATGTGCCCTCACAAACACCGCCCCTTGATGACCATCAGCCACTAAGGCGCAGGTTAGCAGAAGCCGGTATTGCCCTTGAAGTCACACGAAAGCGGGTGAAAAACATCAATTTTCGGCTCAGGCCACATATCTTGTCGGTCTCAGCTCCGCACTACGCCAGTGATAAACAGGTTATGGCCGCTTTGGCTCGGCGTATACAATGGGCGATTGCTCAGCATGCGGTACTGTTAAAACGCCAAAGCTTGATACAGAGTCCATTGCCGGATAGTCATAGTACCAAAGAGTCTTCGCCCTCGAATAATCTATCCGTTATTAGATTATGGGGACAGCGGCAATCATTAACTATGAGCGAGACTGAGCGAATTAACTGGTATCGCCGTGAGCTGCAGCAGGTTATGCCAGATTTATTTGCCAAATGGCAGCCGATCGTGGGGGCATACGCCAACGAGATGCGGATAAAAAAGATGAGCACTCGATGGGGCAGCTGCAATACTCGGGCTAAACGTATTTGGCTGTCGGTGTATTTGCCAGCTTATCCGATTGAGTGCACTGAATATGTCATCGTGCACGAGCTGTGTCATTTACATCATGCCAATCACAGCACCGCCTTTTGGAATCAGGTAAAGCATGCCATGCCAGACTACAAACGCTGGCATGATATGTTGGCAGGCAGATCAATTTTGATAGATTAG
- a CDS encoding DUF1513 domain-containing protein, translated as MSTPLHSRHKPSRLIGSDKETGLNMLAQTLKNTLTTLGLASVGTAALVGAHHLGRKQYNSQARLTDYRDGLRQALGKVTAAAPIVIPSDAPAKLVQSQARLNNSSVTWISGVAELTTSEFAVVGLNAAREIVWQSAMPERVHDLLIQPLASKALQAPHVAVMGRRPSEWFWILDAHSGEVVHSIKAQTDRHFYGHACYSLQGDLLYVTENNTADFSGRIGIYEVASGYKKIAEYASHGIGPHEIVMHPDGESLLIANGGIKTERASREELNLDSMQPSLVYLNRHTGQLLQQVFPAHNQMSVRHLAMHDNGSVIIGIQFQGERHLSVPMVLTHRRGEPKFTELQIAKDDSKGWHRFHHYIASVAVDSKHNLACATSPIGGCAAVFDLSTGIMIGDTPLADCAGVTTWPSQTQYQATQQILSGLPLFLVSDGQGYLSSIGVDQAAYPQSIWVEKKHQSYAFDNHLTTLGTVDS; from the coding sequence ATGTCGACTCCATTACACAGTCGTCATAAGCCAAGCCGTTTGATTGGTAGTGATAAAGAGACTGGGCTGAATATGTTGGCCCAAACTTTAAAGAACACACTCACCACTTTGGGGCTGGCAAGTGTTGGCACTGCCGCCTTGGTGGGGGCTCATCATTTGGGACGCAAGCAGTACAACTCTCAAGCACGCCTAACTGATTATCGTGACGGGCTACGACAGGCTTTAGGTAAAGTCACCGCAGCAGCCCCCATAGTGATACCAAGTGACGCGCCAGCTAAACTTGTTCAGTCCCAAGCTCGCCTAAATAACAGCTCAGTAACCTGGATAAGCGGCGTGGCTGAGCTGACTACCAGCGAATTTGCAGTAGTGGGGTTGAATGCAGCTCGAGAGATAGTATGGCAGAGCGCCATGCCAGAGCGGGTACATGACTTGCTCATTCAGCCCTTAGCTTCTAAAGCTTTACAAGCGCCGCACGTGGCAGTGATGGGCAGACGGCCTAGCGAGTGGTTTTGGATACTTGATGCGCACAGTGGTGAGGTTGTCCACAGCATCAAAGCCCAGACAGATCGACATTTTTATGGTCATGCTTGTTATAGCCTCCAAGGTGACTTGCTTTATGTTACCGAGAACAATACGGCTGACTTTAGCGGTAGGATCGGCATATACGAGGTGGCCTCAGGCTATAAAAAAATCGCCGAATACGCCTCGCATGGTATTGGTCCCCATGAGATAGTCATGCACCCTGATGGCGAGAGCTTACTGATTGCCAATGGTGGCATAAAAACTGAAAGAGCCTCACGCGAAGAGCTTAATCTTGATAGCATGCAACCCTCCTTGGTGTATCTCAATCGGCATACCGGACAACTATTGCAGCAGGTTTTTCCGGCACACAATCAGATGAGTGTTCGGCATTTGGCCATGCATGACAATGGTAGCGTGATTATCGGTATTCAGTTCCAAGGCGAGCGTCATTTGAGCGTGCCTATGGTGTTAACGCATAGGCGAGGTGAGCCTAAGTTTACCGAGTTGCAGATTGCTAAAGACGATAGCAAAGGGTGGCACCGCTTCCATCATTATATCGCCAGCGTGGCGGTAGACTCTAAGCACAATCTGGCATGTGCCACCAGTCCCATTGGCGGCTGCGCTGCGGTATTTGATTTAAGCACAGGAATAATGATTGGTGACACACCCTTGGCTGATTGTGCCGGTGTCACCACTTGGCCTAGCCAAACGCAATACCAAGCGACACAGCAGATACTGTCTGGTTTGCCGCTATTCTTGGTTAGTGATGGACAAGGCTATCTGAGCAGTATTGGCGTAGATCAGGCCGCGTATCCCCAATCCATTTGGGTTGAAAAAAAGCATCAAAGTTATGCTTTTGATAATCACCTGACAACATTAGGTACAGTAGATAGCTAA
- a CDS encoding imelysin family protein — translation MKKHQLAAMVLSALSAGILISCSKPADEAQPTANKQAADVKPATESSETAADTTAVKAIALSDASAESYLKQVADTQIISAYKNVVEQSQALNALATQSCQADGSVAADKLAALRAQWLQLAKAWAQAEIIGFGPAMDSMSNLYINYYPDERGLVHQGVIDLIAANPNLTPEQLASESAIVQGIPGLEEVLYANDSLDKSQCQYVISASAALANRLDKVSQDWQASPQSLLSYGSPDDNKEGLNRWVNSILALVETTKSTSLDQPLGITGNKKGHLPADAAGQSREIITAKVAALNKALTDPALVAILSENGQDTLADKLSTLLSDTSTLLAQLPEDLATATPEQQKALYDKLTELAQVVKRQLMPTLGVQVGFNSTDGD, via the coding sequence ATGAAAAAACACCAACTTGCCGCTATGGTACTGTCGGCCTTAAGTGCCGGTATTTTAATCAGCTGCAGCAAACCTGCTGACGAAGCGCAGCCGACGGCGAATAAGCAAGCTGCCGATGTCAAACCTGCGACTGAAAGCAGCGAAACGGCGGCAGATACCACGGCAGTAAAAGCCATTGCTTTATCTGACGCAAGTGCTGAGAGTTATCTCAAGCAAGTCGCAGATACCCAAATTATCAGTGCCTACAAAAATGTAGTAGAACAAAGCCAAGCTCTGAACGCTCTAGCGACTCAAAGCTGTCAAGCAGATGGTTCGGTCGCAGCCGATAAGCTTGCCGCCCTTAGAGCACAGTGGTTACAACTGGCTAAAGCTTGGGCACAAGCAGAAATCATCGGCTTTGGCCCAGCGATGGACAGCATGAGCAACTTATATATCAACTATTATCCCGATGAGCGCGGCTTGGTGCACCAAGGGGTGATTGACTTGATTGCTGCCAATCCGAATTTGACACCGGAGCAATTGGCCTCAGAAAGCGCCATTGTTCAAGGGATACCCGGATTAGAGGAGGTGCTGTATGCCAACGATAGCTTGGATAAATCTCAGTGCCAATATGTGATTAGTGCCAGTGCGGCTCTAGCAAATCGATTGGATAAAGTCAGTCAAGATTGGCAAGCATCACCGCAGAGTTTACTGAGCTATGGTAGCCCTGATGATAACAAAGAAGGTCTAAATCGCTGGGTTAACTCTATTTTAGCTTTGGTTGAGACCACCAAAAGTACCTCTTTAGATCAGCCGCTAGGCATTACTGGCAATAAAAAAGGTCACTTGCCAGCGGATGCAGCAGGGCAAAGTCGAGAGATTATTACTGCTAAAGTGGCGGCTTTAAATAAGGCATTAACTGATCCGGCCTTGGTGGCCATCTTATCTGAAAATGGCCAAGATACCTTAGCAGATAAGTTATCTACACTATTATCTGATACCTCAACCTTATTGGCACAGCTGCCAGAAGATTTGGCCACAGCCACCCCAGAGCAGCAAAAAGCACTGTATGACAAGCTCACCGAGCTGGCACAGGTTGTCAAACGCCAGTTGATGCCAACGCTTGGGGTACAAGTGGGCTTTAACAGTACGGATGGCGATTAA
- a CDS encoding di-heme oxidoredictase family protein, producing MIHRSTPSSKTPVFHALAFTLPKKAVWLSLSAVAVLALNGCQSKEESSAQANARTQKIEALAGVPLSKLVTFDPQEVKQGGDTGIAITSAESYSKPSSNIAASRKGNFFIGNAFFKQPWVVAPASTDSRDGLGALFNVAACQSCHIKDGRGHAPLHEGDDADSLLIRLAMPAVTEAQRKALSESQIEKVAHSVYGGQLQDRGVQGVPAEAKVSVSWSDVPVTFKDGHIVTLRRPNFQLKNPGYGPFDETLMLSPRVALPMIGLGLLEYIPAEDIKSQADVDDKDKDGISGKYNWVIDPETGEKALGKFGWKAGQTRLITQNMSAFNEDMGLTSRIRPIESCTKNQPQCLSAPTGADDQGDGKPPVEVSNEVAKFVEFYTQNLSVPNRRNADDKVVLAGKKRFYDMGCQDCHTPRYQLPKAQDAMAKTHLEQQGQVIYPYTDLLLHDMGEDLADRTVAGKLPPKEAQVEFLATSYEWRTPALWGIGLAQKVDSQATFLHDGRARTLMEAVLWHGGEAEPHKQKVLQLDKQGRTEFEAFLNSL from the coding sequence CTATCGCTATCGGCGGTAGCTGTGCTGGCCTTAAATGGCTGTCAGTCAAAAGAGGAGAGCTCAGCTCAAGCCAATGCGCGAACGCAGAAAATTGAAGCACTGGCAGGTGTGCCACTGAGCAAACTGGTCACTTTTGATCCCCAAGAGGTCAAGCAAGGCGGCGATACGGGCATAGCCATTACTTCAGCAGAAAGCTATTCTAAGCCCTCATCGAACATTGCCGCCTCCCGTAAAGGTAACTTTTTTATTGGTAATGCCTTTTTTAAGCAGCCTTGGGTGGTCGCTCCTGCCAGTACCGATAGCCGGGATGGACTTGGGGCATTATTTAACGTGGCTGCTTGTCAGTCTTGCCATATAAAAGATGGCCGCGGGCATGCCCCTCTGCATGAGGGAGATGATGCCGACAGCCTATTAATTCGATTGGCCATGCCTGCCGTCACTGAGGCGCAGCGCAAAGCTTTAAGTGAGTCTCAAATTGAGAAGGTTGCACACTCGGTATACGGAGGTCAGTTACAAGATCGGGGTGTACAAGGGGTGCCTGCAGAAGCTAAAGTAAGTGTCAGCTGGAGCGATGTACCCGTGACCTTTAAAGACGGTCATATCGTCACCCTGCGTCGGCCTAATTTTCAGTTAAAAAACCCAGGTTATGGCCCCTTTGATGAGACACTGATGCTCTCACCTCGAGTGGCACTGCCTATGATAGGTCTGGGATTACTGGAGTATATTCCTGCTGAGGACATCAAAAGCCAAGCAGATGTTGATGACAAAGACAAAGACGGTATTAGTGGTAAATACAACTGGGTCATTGATCCTGAGACCGGTGAAAAAGCGCTGGGTAAGTTTGGCTGGAAAGCGGGACAAACCCGACTTATTACCCAGAATATGAGCGCCTTTAATGAGGACATGGGGCTCACCTCACGTATCCGTCCCATTGAGTCTTGCACCAAAAACCAACCGCAATGTCTAAGCGCCCCAACTGGTGCAGATGATCAAGGTGATGGTAAGCCGCCGGTAGAGGTTAGCAATGAGGTGGCCAAGTTTGTGGAATTTTATACCCAGAATTTATCGGTACCCAATCGCCGTAATGCCGATGACAAAGTAGTCTTGGCTGGCAAGAAGCGCTTTTATGATATGGGCTGCCAAGATTGTCATACGCCGCGCTATCAGTTGCCCAAAGCTCAAGATGCTATGGCTAAGACTCATTTAGAGCAGCAAGGTCAGGTGATTTATCCTTATACCGATTTATTGTTACATGACATGGGTGAGGATTTGGCCGATCGCACCGTCGCAGGTAAGCTGCCACCCAAAGAGGCTCAAGTAGAGTTTTTGGCGACCTCTTATGAATGGCGTACGCCAGCACTGTGGGGAATAGGTCTGGCTCAAAAAGTAGATTCACAAGCGACCTTCTTACATGATGGCCGTGCCAGAACCTTGATGGAAGCGGTATTGTGGCATGGTGGCGAGGCTGAGCCGCATAAACAAAAAGTATTACAGCTTGATAAACAAGGCCGCACTGAGTTTGAAGCCTTCTTAAATTCGTTATGA